In Rahnella variigena, one DNA window encodes the following:
- a CDS encoding tyrosine-type recombinase/integrase: MTDKPAGKPLSSKAVEMMKPGDKNKADTGENRGLRVTCGASGIKTFFYRYTSPVTNKLSQVKIGCFPQTSLAMARMKLQELKLLRSEGRCPASELKDEKKRLLEESQKPKAAVLTIEGLVELYLTERIEDRKTNDGKIIPGARKPKGQAEVRRTLYGDAVKSLGTRNAAEITRQDVINLINGIVARGAPVQAGNVLRELSLAYEFAIGLGRFDDSFANPALLAKSSLRQTRIKLTNRRGTRVLSEDELAKFLKWLPGSAYTPTIKNVLRLTLWTGCRTGEVCNMAWKDVDLEKGTIHLRETKTGVERYVQLSEQAIDFLKILRLTSDKYLFPSQATKKPIQQKYLTENSWRLRESGQMLNIPHWTPHDLRRTVRTGLSRLQCPNEVAEAVLGHTRGGVEGIYNLYKYDAECRKWLQVWADYLERIVKI, translated from the coding sequence ATGACGGATAAACCAGCAGGCAAACCTTTGTCATCCAAAGCGGTCGAAATGATGAAGCCTGGGGACAAAAACAAAGCCGATACGGGTGAAAACCGGGGCTTGCGTGTGACTTGCGGCGCTTCTGGAATCAAGACCTTTTTCTACCGCTATACTAGCCCAGTGACCAATAAGCTGTCACAGGTAAAAATTGGATGCTTCCCGCAAACCTCGCTTGCAATGGCCCGTATGAAGTTGCAAGAACTCAAACTGCTCAGAAGTGAAGGGCGCTGTCCGGCGTCTGAACTGAAAGATGAGAAAAAACGATTATTAGAAGAGAGTCAAAAACCGAAAGCGGCAGTGCTGACGATTGAAGGTTTGGTTGAGCTGTACCTGACTGAGCGGATTGAGGATCGTAAAACGAATGATGGGAAGATCATTCCCGGAGCCAGAAAGCCGAAAGGGCAGGCCGAGGTCCGTCGTACTCTCTATGGTGACGCCGTTAAAAGCTTAGGGACAAGAAATGCTGCTGAGATTACGCGCCAGGATGTCATCAATTTAATTAATGGCATTGTAGCCCGTGGCGCACCCGTACAGGCCGGTAATGTTCTAAGGGAACTTTCACTCGCATATGAGTTTGCAATTGGCCTTGGGCGCTTTGATGACAGTTTTGCGAATCCAGCGTTGTTAGCAAAATCCAGCTTACGACAGACCAGAATCAAGCTCACAAATCGACGTGGAACACGAGTACTGAGTGAGGACGAGCTTGCAAAATTCCTTAAATGGCTTCCGGGTTCGGCTTACACGCCAACGATCAAAAACGTGTTACGTCTGACTCTCTGGACCGGTTGCCGTACCGGTGAAGTCTGCAATATGGCATGGAAGGATGTTGATCTTGAAAAAGGCACCATTCATCTGCGGGAAACCAAGACCGGGGTAGAGCGCTACGTTCAATTATCCGAGCAGGCAATCGACTTTCTCAAAATACTACGACTTACCTCTGACAAATATCTGTTTCCTTCGCAAGCCACTAAGAAGCCAATCCAGCAGAAGTATCTAACTGAAAACTCATGGCGTTTACGTGAAAGCGGCCAAATGCTTAATATACCTCATTGGACGCCGCACGATCTGCGTCGTACAGTACGAACGGGGTTATCTCGTTTGCAGTGTCCAAATGAGGTAGCAGAGGCTGTATTGGGGCATACACGTGGTGGTGTTGAAGGGATTTATAATTTGTATAAGTATGATGCTGAGTGCCGGAAGTGGTTGCAGGTATGGGCGGATTACTTGGAAAGAATAGTGAAAATCTAG
- the mutS gene encoding DNA mismatch repair protein MutS: MIDNKNLDSHTPMMQQYLRLKAENPEVLLFYRMGDFYELFYDDAKRASQLMDISLTKRGASAGEPIPMAGVPYHAVEGYLAKLVQLGESVAIAEQIGDPALSKGPVERKVVRIVTPGTVSDEALLSERHDNLLAAIWQDGRGFGYATLDISSGRFRVAQPDDLETMAAELQRTNPAELLYPESFEAMQLISSRRGLRRRPMWEFELETAKQQLNLQFGTRDLSGFGVEQAAQALRAAGCLLQYVKDTQRTALPHIRGVTMERQQDGIIMDAATRRNLELTQNLAGGVENTLAAVLDQAVTPMGSRMLKRWIHMPSRDIKLLTHRQQAIGALQDITADLQPVLRQVGDLERILARLALRSARPRDLARMRHAMQQLPEIREILQGTEAAHVKTLVEQTGDFTELVELLERAVIESPPVLVRDGGVIAPGYNAELDEWRALADGATDYLDRLEIREREKLGLDTLKVGFNGVHGYYIQVSRGQSHLVPIHYVRRQTLKNAERYIIPELKEYEDKVLTSKGKALSLEKALYEELFDLLMPHLSALQQSASALAELDVLSNLAERAYTLNYACPTMSEKPGINITGGRHPVVEQVLSEPFISNPLNMSPARRMLIITGPNMGGKSTYMRQAALIVLMAHIGSYVPAETAVIGPVDRIFTRVGAADDLASGRSTFMVEMTETANILHNATENSLVLMDEIGRGTSTYDGLSLAWACAENLASRIKAMTLFATHYFELTTLPEKMEGTVNVHLDAIEHGDTIAFMHSVQDGAASKSYGLAVAALAGVPRDVIKRARQKLKELETLSNNAAASKVDGPQLALLTEEVSPAVEALEALDADSLSPRQALEWIYRLKDMV, translated from the coding sequence ATGATTGACAATAAGAATTTAGATTCACACACCCCCATGATGCAGCAGTATCTGCGTCTCAAAGCAGAGAACCCGGAGGTTCTGCTGTTCTATCGCATGGGCGACTTCTACGAACTGTTTTATGACGATGCGAAACGCGCATCGCAGCTGATGGACATCTCCCTGACCAAACGCGGTGCTTCTGCCGGTGAGCCGATCCCGATGGCGGGCGTGCCTTATCATGCGGTGGAAGGCTATCTGGCGAAACTGGTGCAGCTCGGTGAATCCGTCGCGATCGCCGAACAGATTGGCGACCCGGCGCTGAGCAAAGGGCCGGTTGAGCGTAAAGTCGTGCGTATTGTCACGCCCGGCACCGTCAGCGATGAAGCGTTGCTGAGCGAGCGCCATGACAACCTGCTGGCGGCTATCTGGCAGGACGGCCGTGGATTTGGGTATGCGACGCTGGATATCAGCTCCGGCCGTTTCCGTGTGGCTCAGCCCGACGATCTGGAAACCATGGCAGCGGAATTGCAGCGTACCAATCCGGCGGAATTGCTGTATCCGGAAAGTTTTGAAGCCATGCAGCTTATCTCTTCCCGTCGCGGATTGCGTCGCCGTCCGATGTGGGAATTTGAGCTGGAAACCGCGAAGCAGCAGCTCAATCTGCAATTTGGTACCCGCGATTTAAGCGGCTTTGGCGTTGAGCAGGCGGCTCAGGCGCTGCGTGCTGCCGGTTGTCTGCTGCAATATGTAAAAGATACCCAGCGCACTGCCCTGCCGCATATCCGTGGTGTCACCATGGAACGCCAGCAGGACGGCATTATTATGGATGCGGCCACCCGCCGTAATCTGGAACTGACGCAAAATCTGGCCGGTGGCGTCGAAAACACGCTGGCCGCGGTGCTTGATCAGGCGGTGACGCCGATGGGCAGCCGTATGCTCAAACGCTGGATCCACATGCCGAGCCGCGATATCAAACTGCTGACGCATCGCCAGCAGGCGATTGGTGCGTTGCAGGATATCACCGCCGATTTACAGCCGGTGCTGCGTCAGGTCGGCGATCTCGAACGTATTCTGGCACGTCTGGCACTGCGCAGCGCACGTCCGCGTGACCTGGCCCGTATGCGTCACGCCATGCAGCAACTGCCGGAAATCCGCGAGATCTTGCAGGGAACCGAAGCCGCTCATGTGAAAACGCTGGTGGAGCAAACCGGTGACTTTACCGAACTGGTGGAACTGCTTGAACGCGCCGTGATCGAAAGCCCGCCAGTTCTGGTGCGTGACGGTGGCGTAATCGCGCCGGGCTACAACGCTGAGCTGGATGAATGGCGTGCGCTGGCAGACGGTGCGACGGATTATCTCGATCGTCTGGAGATCCGCGAACGTGAAAAGCTGGGGCTGGATACGCTGAAAGTCGGTTTCAACGGCGTTCACGGTTATTACATTCAGGTCAGCCGCGGTCAGAGCCATCTGGTGCCGATTCATTACGTCCGTCGCCAGACGCTGAAAAATGCCGAGCGCTACATCATTCCTGAGCTGAAAGAATACGAAGACAAAGTACTGACCTCCAAAGGCAAAGCGCTGTCTCTGGAAAAAGCGCTGTATGAAGAGCTGTTCGACCTGCTGATGCCGCATCTGTCTGCGTTGCAGCAAAGTGCCAGCGCACTGGCCGAACTGGATGTGCTGAGCAATCTGGCGGAACGTGCTTACACGCTCAATTACGCTTGCCCGACCATGAGTGAAAAGCCGGGTATTAATATTACCGGCGGTCGCCATCCGGTGGTTGAGCAGGTGCTGAGCGAACCCTTTATCTCCAACCCGCTGAACATGTCTCCGGCGCGACGGATGCTGATCATCACCGGTCCAAACATGGGCGGTAAAAGTACCTATATGCGTCAGGCGGCGCTGATTGTTCTGATGGCGCATATCGGCAGCTATGTTCCCGCTGAGACTGCCGTCATCGGGCCGGTGGATCGCATCTTCACCCGCGTCGGTGCAGCGGACGATCTGGCTTCCGGGCGTTCGACCTTCATGGTGGAAATGACCGAGACGGCGAATATCCTGCACAATGCGACCGAAAACAGTCTGGTGCTGATGGATGAAATCGGACGCGGGACGTCAACCTACGATGGTCTGTCACTGGCCTGGGCGTGTGCGGAAAACCTCGCCAGTCGTATTAAAGCCATGACGTTGTTCGCCACCCATTATTTCGAGCTGACCACCCTGCCGGAAAAAATGGAAGGCACGGTCAACGTGCATCTGGATGCTATCGAACACGGCGACACCATTGCCTTTATGCACAGCGTGCAGGACGGCGCGGCCAGCAAAAGCTACGGTCTGGCTGTGGCTGCACTGGCCGGTGTTCCGCGTGATGTGATTAAGCGTGCGCGCCAGAAACTGAAAGAGCTGGAAACGTTGTCGAACAACGCCGCTGCCAGCAAAGTTGATGGTCCGCAGCTGGCATTACTGACCGAAGAAGTGTCTCCGGCGGTGGAAGCCCTGGAGGCTCTCGATGCGGATTCATTGTCGCCACGTCAGGCGCTGGAGTGGATCTATCGTCTGAAAGATATGGTGTAA
- the nlpD gene encoding murein hydrolase activator NlpD, translating into MSTGSPIKTLSRIAVCTFISAWMAGCSNNSTTSAPISSVNGGGNSGNSSQNTLNSNPQMAPAVGSGGHIVYNRSYNSIPKGSYSGSTYQVKRGDTLFYIAWITGNDFRDLAARNNIPAPYSLEVGQTVQINNVSSAASTSSAPVVTDATNGGVPKVPTGGMLAGSVVASQPTTTYSDSSGKQNVGKMLPSSGAVTTTTTPVAVASTPVATSTNNGGPVSSWKWPTDGKIIDNFSASEGGNKGIDIAGSRGQSVVATASGRVVYAGNALRGYGNLIIIKHNDDYLSAYAHNDTMLVREQQEVQAGQKIATMGSTGTSSVRLHFEIRYKGKSVNPLRYLPQR; encoded by the coding sequence ATGAGCACGGGAAGCCCAATAAAAACACTAAGCCGCATTGCAGTGTGTACTTTTATCAGTGCCTGGATGGCGGGATGTTCGAACAATTCAACGACATCTGCACCTATCAGCAGCGTTAATGGCGGCGGAAACAGTGGCAACAGTAGTCAGAATACTCTGAATTCCAATCCGCAAATGGCACCCGCCGTGGGGTCTGGCGGACACATTGTGTACAACCGCAGCTACAACTCCATCCCTAAAGGAAGTTACAGCGGCAGCACCTATCAGGTGAAGCGTGGCGACACCCTGTTCTACATTGCGTGGATCACCGGCAATGACTTCCGTGACCTGGCCGCGCGCAACAATATCCCTGCGCCATACAGCCTCGAAGTCGGGCAGACAGTCCAGATAAATAACGTCTCTTCTGCGGCCAGTACCAGCAGCGCGCCAGTGGTTACCGATGCCACAAATGGCGGTGTTCCTAAAGTACCAACCGGAGGAATGCTTGCAGGTTCTGTGGTTGCATCTCAACCAACTACCACGTATTCTGATTCTTCTGGTAAACAGAATGTAGGTAAGATGTTGCCTTCATCAGGTGCAGTTACTACCACCACAACACCTGTTGCTGTAGCCAGCACTCCCGTCGCCACGTCAACAAATAATGGCGGTCCGGTTTCCTCCTGGAAATGGCCGACTGACGGGAAAATTATCGATAATTTCTCAGCTTCTGAAGGGGGAAATAAGGGGATCGATATTGCTGGTTCGCGTGGACAATCTGTCGTAGCAACCGCCTCGGGGCGTGTGGTTTACGCGGGTAATGCTCTTCGCGGTTACGGTAATCTGATCATCATTAAACACAATGATGATTACCTGAGCGCCTATGCACATAACGATACAATGCTGGTCCGGGAACAACAAGAAGTGCAGGCGGGACAAAAAATAGCGACTATGGGTAGCACCGGAACCAGTTCAGTAAGATTGCATTTTGAAATTCGTTACAAGGGGAAATCCGTAAACCCGCTGCGTTATCTTCCGCAGCGATAA
- a CDS encoding protein-L-isoaspartate(D-aspartate) O-methyltransferase: MVNKPMYNLLEQLRQQGIHDEKLLHAIESVPRERFVDEAFQHKAYENTALPIGSGQTISQPYTVARMTELLRLEPSSRVLEIGTGSGYQTAILAHLVEHVFSVERIKGLQWQAKRRLKQLDLHNVSTRHGDGWQGWPSRGPFDAIIVTAAPPEIPQDLLQQLDDGGVLILPVGEENQTLQRITRRGDEFVAENIEAVRFVPLVKGELA; this comes from the coding sequence ATGGTGAATAAGCCGATGTACAACCTGCTGGAACAGCTGCGCCAGCAGGGCATTCATGATGAAAAACTGCTGCATGCCATTGAGTCCGTGCCGCGAGAGCGGTTCGTCGATGAGGCATTTCAGCATAAAGCTTACGAAAACACTGCGTTGCCGATTGGTTCCGGCCAGACCATTTCTCAGCCCTATACGGTGGCGAGAATGACTGAGCTGCTGCGCCTTGAGCCGTCTTCACGCGTGCTGGAAATTGGCACCGGTTCGGGCTATCAGACCGCGATTCTGGCGCATCTGGTGGAGCATGTTTTCTCGGTCGAGCGCATCAAGGGATTGCAGTGGCAGGCGAAAAGACGCCTCAAGCAACTCGATTTGCATAACGTCTCCACCCGTCATGGTGACGGCTGGCAGGGCTGGCCTTCGCGCGGCCCGTTTGACGCTATTATTGTCACCGCCGCCCCCCCTGAAATACCTCAAGATTTACTGCAACAACTCGATGATGGCGGTGTATTAATTCTGCCCGTGGGCGAAGAGAATCAGACACTGCAACGGATCACCCGTCGTGGTGATGAGTTTGTCGCCGAAAACATCGAAGCCGTTCGTTTTGTCCCGCTGGTGAAAGGCGAGCTTGCCTGA
- the surE gene encoding 5'/3'-nucleotidase SurE, with protein MRILLSNDDGVLAPGIQALASALREFADVKLVAPDRNRSGASNALTLDGPLRIQSYPNGDTAVINGTPTDCVYLGVNTLMRPKPDIVVSGINAGPNLGDDVIYSGTVAAAMEGRHLGFPALAVSLDGHQHYDTAAIITCRILRALAREPLRTGKILNINVPDLPLSQIKGIKVTRCGSRHPAEQVFCQQDPRGQDLYWIGPPGDKFDVAPDTDFAAVAQGYVSVTPLQVDLTAYAAQDVVVSWLEKAGVSANGE; from the coding sequence ATGCGGATATTACTGAGTAACGACGACGGCGTACTGGCTCCGGGCATTCAGGCGCTGGCGTCCGCGCTGCGTGAGTTTGCCGACGTGAAGCTGGTGGCCCCTGACCGTAACCGCAGCGGCGCATCGAACGCGCTGACGCTGGACGGCCCGTTGCGTATTCAGTCTTACCCCAACGGCGATACTGCCGTGATTAATGGCACGCCGACCGACTGCGTGTACCTTGGCGTCAATACGCTGATGCGTCCGAAGCCGGATATCGTGGTCTCCGGCATTAACGCCGGACCGAATCTGGGCGACGACGTGATTTACTCCGGCACCGTTGCTGCCGCCATGGAAGGCCGTCATCTGGGCTTTCCTGCGCTGGCGGTCTCGCTGGACGGTCATCAGCATTACGACACGGCGGCGATCATCACTTGTCGCATTCTCAGGGCGCTGGCGCGTGAGCCTTTGCGTACTGGCAAAATTCTGAATATTAACGTCCCGGATCTGCCGCTTTCGCAGATTAAAGGGATCAAAGTGACGCGTTGCGGTAGCCGTCATCCGGCTGAGCAGGTATTTTGTCAGCAGGATCCGCGTGGTCAGGACTTGTACTGGATTGGCCCGCCGGGCGATAAATTTGATGTCGCACCTGACACTGATTTTGCCGCTGTCGCGCAAGGTTATGTTTCAGTGACGCCACTTCAGGTGGATTTAACTGCCTATGCGGCTCAGGATGTCGTGGTCTCATGGTTGGAAAAGGCCGGGGTGAGCGCGAATGGTGAATAA
- the truD gene encoding tRNA pseudouridine(13) synthase TruD, with amino-acid sequence MDMSRLTWLLGEPVATGQLKANPEDFIVEEDLGFEPDGEGEHLLVRIRKNGCNTQFVAEQLARFAKVHPRDVSYAGLKDRHAVTEQWFCLHLPGKADPDLSQFDLEGCEVVRASRHRKKMRIGTLKGNAFTLVLRQISDIADVEARLEKITQQGVPNYFGTQRFGRGGNNLVQAKRWATNEARPKERAKRSFYLSASRSAMFNIVASQRLADGTVRQPMLGDALQLSGRGSWFVAKAEEFESLQPRVESGELLVTAPLPGDGPLGTLEDAEAFEQTCLSDQTDLLSLLKRERVEPARRAIMLQPLQMQWQRWDDVTLELKFWLPAGSYATSVVRELMNLDETDADITE; translated from the coding sequence ATAGATATGTCACGTCTCACCTGGTTACTGGGCGAACCTGTTGCCACCGGCCAGCTGAAAGCCAATCCGGAAGACTTTATCGTCGAAGAGGATCTGGGCTTTGAGCCGGACGGAGAAGGTGAACATCTGTTGGTGCGGATCCGCAAAAATGGCTGCAACACCCAATTTGTTGCCGAGCAGCTGGCGCGGTTTGCCAAAGTGCATCCGCGCGACGTCAGTTATGCCGGTCTCAAGGACCGTCATGCAGTCACCGAACAATGGTTTTGCCTGCATCTGCCGGGCAAGGCTGATCCAGATTTAAGCCAGTTTGACCTCGAAGGCTGCGAAGTGGTCCGCGCCTCACGTCATCGCAAAAAAATGCGTATCGGCACGCTGAAAGGTAATGCGTTTACGCTGGTGCTGCGCCAGATAAGCGATATCGCGGATGTTGAAGCACGTCTGGAAAAAATCACCCAACAGGGCGTACCGAACTATTTCGGCACCCAGCGGTTTGGTCGTGGCGGCAATAATCTGGTGCAGGCGAAACGCTGGGCAACCAACGAAGCCCGTCCGAAAGAACGCGCTAAACGCAGCTTCTATCTTTCCGCCAGCCGCAGCGCGATGTTCAATATCGTCGCCAGCCAGCGTCTGGCCGATGGCACCGTGCGTCAGCCGATGCTGGGCGATGCCCTGCAACTGAGCGGACGCGGCAGCTGGTTTGTGGCGAAAGCCGAAGAGTTTGAATCGCTGCAACCTCGTGTTGAAAGCGGTGAACTGCTGGTGACGGCACCTTTACCCGGTGACGGCCCGCTGGGCACGCTGGAAGATGCAGAAGCGTTCGAGCAAACCTGTCTCAGCGACCAGACGGATTTGCTGTCACTGCTCAAACGTGAACGGGTGGAACCTGCGCGTCGTGCCATTATGCTGCAACCTTTGCAGATGCAATGGCAGCGCTGGGATGACGTCACTCTGGAACTCAAATTCTGGTTACCGGCCGGCAGTTATGCCACCAGCGTGGTGCGTGAACTGATGAATCTGGATGAAACTGATGCGGATATTACTGAGTAA